The following are encoded together in the Lathyrus oleraceus cultivar Zhongwan6 chromosome 3, CAAS_Psat_ZW6_1.0, whole genome shotgun sequence genome:
- the LOC127126930 gene encoding sister chromatid cohesion 1 protein 4 isoform X10, which yields MFYSQFILAKKGPLGTIWIAAHLERKLRKNQVADTDIGVSVDSILFPEVPIALRLSSHLLLGVVRIYSRKVNYLFDDCSEALLKVKQAFRSTAVDLPPEESTAPYHSITLPETFDLDDFELPDNDIFQGNYVDRHVSTREQITLQDTLDGMAYKTTQFGLDERFGDGDASQIGLDLDEVMLIDKDSTLEHNDFSANPQVSRQEDEKKEDVVTTSDKMLVEDSGSKVMLIDQDANLEPDDLGANSQISHHKDEKKEDVIGTSNRMQVEDSGSKIDLSDGFPTSPEFHEYAQGLSTSPEFHDYAQDPSTSPEFHNCAQDPSVSPEFHEYAQGPSTPGLQEPNLFGTQSDQVINEADFHNSADLLSMYSTQNESRAHQTENNVIGCSLQNNGKHVGVDLHHEASDCVLADVNNKREEQEHFTRTVVMKDQGNLIPNNNCLASVPLMDSSNEDHTTTVLPECAGGYVDTSGILEKVERLHDGVLMNTESVMANLNETVNVVSGGVNINDSGVSPSCSHVTSDQEGLSCKLLSNMDESRGSEFGGHLADVTTLLKHGVSNNSEVSKNEQQPSVAYEAQVSNIVSPLESSGRPEVVDVEARASQELKEAGILNFVSHEAEQPTQSHLRPCTSRVNNPSLLSIEGEKCHETDVSDPALGYHGTVEPSACEGKLDLGQSGMQFGSQIISNKMGSVNTFTASDIPEPESMLSLGQSGMQFGSQIISNKMGSVNTFTASDIPEPEKMLSLGQSGMQFGNQMISNKMGSVNTFTATDIPEPEKMLSLGQSGMQIGNQMISNKMGSVNTFTATDIPEPEKMLSLGQSGMQFGNQMISNKMGSVNTFTATDIPEPEKMLSLGQSGMQFGNQMISHKMGSINTFTATDIPAPEKMLSLGQSGMQFGSQMISNKMGSANPFTASDIPAPEKMLSLGQSSMQFGNQMISNKMGSVNTFTASNIPVPEKMLSLGQSDMQYGSQMIGNKMGSVNAFTASDIPAPEKMLSLGQSDMQYGSQMIGNKMGSVNTFTASNIPEPEKMLSLAYPHFGEMNHLLLESTPGNQVISGGHRDVAAVTSISGQKRSYTESTLTLQSMGLVESYGGAQSRRTTGSIPDDNDLLSSILAGRKSSALKVKPSPATAEVPTAKRFRSTPRTSTLKRKVLVDDTMVLHGDTIRHQLISTEDIRRVRKKAPCTSDEILMIQRQVLEDKIFHKPIFTDLSADLTILQNGAFDLSGIKVYDYGLDGFSVEKVNNQQSYSKSNAEIHVGQAHNEPMAVQPQEEAEESYSKTNVGIHEVESHNEPMEVQLQNNAEAQPSEMPVPSERESHNETMEVQPQITAEAQPSEMPVPSEREPHNETMEVQPQITAEARPSEMPVPSERESHNETMEVQPQITAEAQPSEMPVPSERESHNETMEVQPQITAEAQPSEIPLQLESDQSGVDFGSHDIDAHGRANIISNMKELSGSQNAEMNNAGGIFEISETENYSVGPTNIISDVNELGSSQNAEMNNAGRIFETSEAENYSIVHSNIISDVNELGGSQNAEMNNAGRNFETSEAENYSIVHSNIISDGNELGSSQNAEMSNSGGNFETFESENYSVVPGHETLSLTEVFENELCMPKDFDASQPLMDKTDDGAGSIQTNVLEIPTSEKMNTSTILENEFVDDQHDRNNADAIEIAEHDMEIGTRVETDGLEADNLHASLVLGSKEASEYTDNQVSFHGDLPMEENGNNMLEGLNEDLVVSSGLGCDDKDAKAGGLFSENIEVDCLHSVAPEDVKEGSNDEENSVFQEAALQNTMYPDVSAIRSPSVDQNDEDDMVDNDTGFLNVGDDEIIDDDDDDADGFAPGAEGTQLENSGWSSRTRAVAKYLQTLFDKEDLHGRQSLHLDKILVGKTRKEASRMFFETLVLKTRDYIDVEQTKPFANINLQPRGKLMKTDF from the exons ATGTTTTACTCTCAGTTTATTTTGGCGAAGAAAGGTCCACTTGGGACAATATGGATAGCTGCACATTTAGAGAGGAAGCTCCGGAAGAATCAGGTGGCGGATACTGATATTGGCGTCTCTGTAG ATTCCATTCTTTTTCCTGAAGTACCAATTGCACTCCGTTTATCCAGTCATCTTCTGCTTGGTGTGGTAAGGATATATTCCAGAAAGGTGAATTACCTTTTCGATGATTGCAGTGAAGCCTTGCTTAAGGTAAAACAAGCTTTCCGCTCCACGGCAGTTGATTTGCCACCAGAAGAGTCCACTGCACCTTACCATTCCATCACTTTACCTGAGACTTTTGATCTTGATGATTTTGAACTACCAGATAATGACATTTTTCAAGG CAACTATGTTGATCGCCATGTCAGTACTAGGGAGCAGATTACACTGCAAGATACTTTAGACGGCATGGCTTACAAAACAACACAGTTTGGATTGGATG AGCGCTTTGGAGATGGTGATGCCTCTCAAATTGGTTTAGACCTTGATGAG GTTATGTTAATAGACAAAGATTCCACTTTGGAGCACAATGACTTCAGTGCTAATCCTCAAGTGTCTCGTCAAGAAGATGAAAAGAAAGAGGATGTGGTTACAACTTCTGATAAAATGCTAGTAGAAGACAGTGGAAGCAAG GTCATGTTAATAGACCAAGATGCCAATTTGGAACCTGATGACTTAGGTGCTAATTCTCAAATTTCTCATCACAAAGATGAAAAGAAAGAGGATGTGATTGGAACTTCAAATAGAATGCAAGTAGAAGACAGTGGAAGCAAAATTGATTTG AGTGATGGTTTTCCGACATCTCCTGAATTTCATGAATATGCTCAAGGTTTATCTACTTCTCCTGAATTTCATGACTATGCTCAAGATCCATCCACTTCTCCGGAATTTCATAACTGTGCTCAAGATCCATCCGTGTCTCCTGAATTTCATGAATATGCTCAAGGTCCATCTACTCCAGGACTCCAAGAGCCAAACTTATTTGGTACTCAGTCGGATCAGGTCATTAATGAAGCTGATTTTCATAATTCAGCAGATTTATTATCAATGTATTCAACGCAAAATGAATCCCGTGCTCATCAAACTGAGAACAATGTAATTGGTTGCTCCTTGCAAAATAATGGGAAGCATGTTGGTGTAGATTTGCATCATGAGGCTAGTGACTGTGTTCTGGCTGATGTGAATAACAAAAGAGAGGAACAAGAACATTTCACTCGTACAGTTGTGATGAAGGATCAAGGAAATTTGATACCTAATAATAATTGCTTGGCATCAGTACCCTTGATGGACTCCTCCAATGAAGACCACACGACCACCGTGTTACCAGAATGTGCAGGTGGATATGTTGATACTTCTGGTATACTTGAAAAGGTGGAAAGGTTGCATGATGGAGTTCTGATGAATACTGAATCAGTTATGGCCAATTTGAATGAAACTGTTAATGTTGTTTCTGGAGGCGTCAACATCAATGATTCTGGTGTGTCTCCTAGCTGTTCTCATGTTACATCTGATCAAGAGGGCCTCTCATGTAAACTGTTGTCTAACATGGATGAATCTCGTGGTTCTGAATTTGGTGGTCATTTGGCAGATGTTACCACATTGTTAAAGCACGGCGTTTCAAATAATAGTGAAGTTTCCAAGAATGAGCAGCAACCCAGCGTGGCTTATGAGGCTCAAGTATCCAATATTGTAAGTCCTCTAGAGTCATCTGGTAGACCTGAAGTTGTTGATGTGGAAGCTCGTGCATCTCAGGAACTGAAGGAAGCAGGTATTTTAAACTTTGTATCTCATGAAGCTGAGCAGCCCACCCAGTCGCACCTTCGGCCATGCACTTCCCGTGTAAACAATCCTTCTCTGTTATCTATTGAAG GTGAAAAATGTCATGAAACTGATGTTTCAGATCCTGCTTTGGGTTATCATGGAACTGTAGAGCCATCTGCTTGTGAAGGAAAGTTGGACTTGGGGCAATCAGGCATGCAATTTGGGAGTCAGATAATAAGTAATAAAATGGGAAGTGTAAACACATTTACTGCTTCTGACATACCTGAGCCTGAAAGCATGCTCTCCTTGGGGCAATCAGGCATGCAATTTGGGAGTCAGATTATAAGTAATAAAATGGGAAGTGTAAACACATTTACTGCTTCTGATATACCTGAGCCTGAAAAAATGCTCTCCTTGGGGCAATCAGGCATGCAATTTGGGAATCAGATGATAAGTAATAAAATGGGAAGTGTAAACACATTTACTGCTACTGACATACCTGAGCCTGAAAAAATGCTCTCCTTGGGACAATCAGGCATGCAAATTGGGAATCAGATGATAAGTAATAAAATGGGAAGTGTAAACACATTTACTGCTACTGACATACCTGAGCCTGAAAAAATGCTCTCCTTGGGGCAATCAGGCATGCAATTTGGGAATCAGATGATAAGTAATAAAATGGGAAGTGTGAACACATTTACTGCTACTGACATACCTGAGCCTGAAAAAATGCTCTCCTTGGGGCAATCAGGCATGCAATTTGGGAATCAGATGATAAGTCATAAAATGGGAAGTATAAACACATTTACTGCTACTGACATACCTGCGCCTGAAAAAATGCTCTCCTTGGGGCAATCAGGCATGCAATTTGGGAGTCAGATGATAAGTAATAAAATGGGAAGTGCAAACCCATTTACTGCTTCTGACATACCTGCACCTGAAAAAATGCTCTCCTTGGGGCAATCAAGCATGCAATTTGGGAATCAGATGATAAGTAATAAAATGGGAAGTGTAAACACATTTACTGCTTCTAACATAC CTGTGCCTGAAAAAATGCTCTCCTTGGGTCAATCAGACATGCAATATGGGAGTCAGATGATAGGTAATAAAATGGGAAGTGTAAACGCATTTACTGCCTCTGACATACCTGCGCCTGAAAAAATGCTCTCCTTGGGTCAATCAGACATGCAATATGGGAGTCAGATGATAGGTAATAAAATGGGAAGTGTAAACACATTTACTGCTTCTAACATACCTGAGCCTGAGAAAATGCTCTCTTTGGCTTATCCACATTTTGGTGAGATGAATCATTTGCTGCTGGAGTCTACTCCTGGCAATCAGGTTATATCTGGAGGTCATAGAGATGTTGCAGCAGTAACATCAATATCTGGTCAAAAGCGCAGCTACACAGAAAGTACTCTTACATTGCAGAGCATGGGTTTAGTTGAATCATATGGTGGGGCTCAGTCCAGAAGAACTACCGGATCCATTCCGGATGATAATGATCTATTGTCTTCAATATTAG CTGGCAGAAAATCTTCAGCTTTAAAAGTTAAACCAAGTCCAGCAACCGCTGAAGTACCAACAGCAAAGCGGTTTCGTTCTACACCACGAACTAGTACCTTAAAGAGGAAGGTGCTTGTGGATGATACGATGGTCTTGCACGGCGA TACAATACGCCACCAATTGATAAGTACTGAAGATATTCGGCGTGTACGGAAAAAAGCTCCTTGCACAAGCGATGAGATTTTAATGATTCAGAGACAGGTTTTGGAGGATAAAATTTTCCATAAACCAATATTTACAG ATTTGTCTGCTGATTTGACTATTCTGCAAAACGGGGCATTTGATCTGAGTGGAATCAAGGTTTATGATTATGGCTTAGATGGTTTTTCCGTGGAAAAAGTAAACAATCAACAGTCCTATTCTAAATCAAATGCTGAGATTCATGTGGGGCAAGCACATAATGAGCCTATGGCAGTCCAACCCCAAGAGGAGGCTGAAGAGTCTTATTCTAAAACGAATGTTGGGATTCATGAGGTGGAATCACATAATGAGCCTATGGAAGTCCAGCTCCAAAATAATGCTGAAGCCCAACCTTCTGAGATGCCTGTTCCGTCTGAGAGGGAATCACACAATGAAACTATGGAAGTCCAACCCCAAATAACTGCTGAAGCCCAGCCTTCTGAGATGCCTGTTCCGTCTGAGAGGGAACCACACAATGAAACTATGGAAGTCCAACCCCAAATAACTGCTGAAGCCCGAC CTTCTGAGATGCCTGTTCCGTCTGAGAGGGAATCACACAATGAAACTATGGAAGTCCAACCCCAAATAACTGCTGAAGCCCAACCTTCTGAGATGCCTGTTCCGTCTGAGAGGGAATCACACAATGAAACTATGGAAGTCCAACCCCAAATAACTGCTGAAGCCCAACCTTCTGAGATACCTCTTCAGTTGGAGAGTGATCAGTCTGGAGTTGACTTTGGATCTCATGATATTGACGCTCATGGGCGTGCAAATATTATATCAAACATGAAGGAGCTTAGCGGTTCTCAAAATGCTGAAATGAACAATGCTGGGGGGATTTTTGAGATTTCTGAAACAGAGAATTACTCTGTTGGGCCTACAAATATTATATCAGATGTAAATGAGCTTGGTAGTTCTCAAAATGCTGAAATGAACAATGCTGGACGAATTTTCGAGACTTCTGAAGCAGAAAATTACTCTATTGTGCATTCAAATATTATATCAGATGTAAATGAGCTTGGTGGTTCTCAAAATGCTGAAATGAACAATGCTGGACGAAATTTCGAGACTTCTGAAGCAGAAAATTACTCTATTGTTCATTCAAATATTATATCAGACGGAAATGAGCTTGGTAGTTCTCAAAATGCTGAAATGAGCAATTCTGGTGGAAATTTTGAGACTTTTGAATCAGAGAATTACTCTGTTGTCCCTGGGCATGAAACTTTATCACTAACtgaagtttttgaaaatgagCTATGTATGCCAAAAGATTTTGATGCATCGCAGCCTCTCATGGATAAAACGGATGATGGTGCTGGTTCTATCCAAACAAATGTGCTGGAGATTCCAACTTCCGAGAAAATGAATACATCTACTATTCTAGAAAATGAGTTTGTGGATGATCAACATGATAGAAACAATGCAGATGCTATTGAAATTGCAGAGCATGACATGGAAATTGGAACACGAGTTGAAACAGATGGCTTGGAAGCTGATAATTTACATGCATCCTTGGTTCTTGGCTCTAAGGAAGCTAGTGAATATACTGACAACCAGGTATCCTTCCATGGAGACCTACCTATGGAGGAAAATGGGAACAACATGCTAGAAGGCTTAAATGAGGATCTAGTTGTTTCTTCTGGCTTGGGATGTGATGACAAGGATGCAAAGGCTGGCGGCTTATTTAGTGAAAATATTGAAGTAGATTGTTTACATTCTGTAGCACCTGAGGATGTAAAAGAAGGTTCTAATGATGAGGAAAACTCAGTCTTTCAAGAAGCTGCATTACAAAATACAATGTATCCTGATGTCTCAGCTATTAGGAGTCCTTCTGTGGATCAGAATGAT GAAGACGATATGGTCGACAATGATACAG GATTTTTGAATGTTGGAGATGATGAGATAATTGATGACGATGATGACGATGCTGATGGTTTTGCACCGGGTGCTGAAGGAACACAGCTAGAAAATAGTGGATGGTCTTCTCGAACCAG GGCTGTTGCGAAGTATCTTCAGACCTTGTTTGATAAGGAGGATCTACATGGAAGGCAGAGCCTGCATCTTGACAAAATATTGGTGGGTAAAACACGGAAAGAAGCATCAAGGATGTTTTTTGAAACACTG GTTCTCAAGACAAGGGATTATATTGATGTAGAACAGACAAAACCCTTTGCCAATATTAACTTACAACCTCGAGGGAAGCTTATGAAGACAGATTTCTGA
- the LOC127126930 gene encoding sister chromatid cohesion 1 protein 4 isoform X26, producing MFYSQFILAKKGPLGTIWIAAHLERKLRKNQVADTDIGVSVDSILFPEVPIALRLSSHLLLGVVRIYSRKVNYLFDDCSEALLKVKQAFRSTAVDLPPEESTAPYHSITLPETFDLDDFELPDNDIFQGNYVDRHVSTREQITLQDTLDGMAYKTTQFGLDERFGDGDASQIGLDLDEVMLIDKDSTLEHNDFSANPQVSRQEDEKKEDVVTTSDKMLVEDSGSKVMLIDQDANLEPDDLGANSQISHHKDEKKEDVIGTSNRMQVEDSGSKIDLSDGFPTSPEFHEYAQGLSTSPEFHDYAQDPSTSPEFHNCAQDPSVSPEFHEYAQGPSTPGLQEPNLFGTQSDQVINEADFHNSADLLSMYSTQNESRAHQTENNVIGCSLQNNGKHVGVDLHHEASDCVLADVNNKREEQEHFTRTVVMKDQGNLIPNNNCLASVPLMDSSNEDHTTTVLPECAGGYVDTSGILEKVERLHDGVLMNTESVMANLNETVNVVSGGVNINDSGVSPSCSHVTSDQEGLSCKLLSNMDESRGSEFGGHLADVTTLLKHGVSNNSEVSKNEQQPSVAYEAQVSNIVSPLESSGRPEVVDVEARASQELKEAGILNFVSHEAEQPTQSHLRPCTSRVNNPSLLSIEGEKCHETDVSDPALGYHGTVEPSACEGKLDLGQSGMQFGSQIISNKMGSVNTFTASDIPEPESMLSLGQSGMQFGSQIISNKMGSVNTFTASDIPEPEKMLSLGQSGMQFGNQMISNKMGSVNTFTATDIPEPEKMLSLGQSGMQIGNQMISNKMGSVNTFTATDIPEPEKMLSLGQSGMQFGNQMISNKMGSVNAFTASDIPAPEKMLSLGQSDMQYGSQMIGNKMGSVNTFTASNIPEPEKMLSLAYPHFGEMNHLLLESTPGNQVISGGHRDVAAVTSISGQKRSYTESTLTLQSMGLVESYGGAQSRRTTGSIPDDNDLLSSILAGRKSSALKVKPSPATAEVPTAKRFRSTPRTSTLKRKVLVDDTMVLHGDTIRHQLISTEDIRRVRKKAPCTSDEILMIQRQVLEDKIFHKPIFTDLSADLTILQNGAFDLSGIKVYDYGLDGFSVEKVNNQQSYSKSNAEIHVGQAHNEPMAVQPQEEAEESYSKTNVGIHEVESHNEPMEVQLQNNAEAQPSEMPVPSERESHNETMEVQPQITAEAQPSEMPVPSEREPHNETMEVQPQITAEARPSEMPVPSERESHNETMEVQPQITAEAQPSEMPVPSERESHNETMEVQPQITAEAQPSEIPLQLESDQSGVDFGSHDIDAHGRANIISNMKELSGSQNAEMNNAGGIFEISETENYSVGPTNIISDVNELGSSQNAEMNNAGRIFETSEAENYSIVHSNIISDVNELGGSQNAEMNNAGRNFETSEAENYSIVHSNIISDGNELGSSQNAEMSNSGGNFETFESENYSVVPGHETLSLTEVFENELCMPKDFDASQPLMDKTDDGAGSIQTNVLEIPTSEKMNTSTILENEFVDDQHDRNNADAIEIAEHDMEIGTRVETDGLEADNLHASLVLGSKEASEYTDNQVSFHGDLPMEENGNNMLEGLNEDLVVSSGLGCDDKDAKAGGLFSENIEVDCLHSVAPEDVKEGSNDEENSVFQEAALQNTMYPDVSAIRSPSVDQNDEDDMVDNDTGFLNVGDDEIIDDDDDDADGFAPGAEGTQLENSGWSSRTRAVAKYLQTLFDKEDLHGRQSLHLDKILVGKTRKEASRMFFETLVLKTRDYIDVEQTKPFANINLQPRGKLMKTDF from the exons ATGTTTTACTCTCAGTTTATTTTGGCGAAGAAAGGTCCACTTGGGACAATATGGATAGCTGCACATTTAGAGAGGAAGCTCCGGAAGAATCAGGTGGCGGATACTGATATTGGCGTCTCTGTAG ATTCCATTCTTTTTCCTGAAGTACCAATTGCACTCCGTTTATCCAGTCATCTTCTGCTTGGTGTGGTAAGGATATATTCCAGAAAGGTGAATTACCTTTTCGATGATTGCAGTGAAGCCTTGCTTAAGGTAAAACAAGCTTTCCGCTCCACGGCAGTTGATTTGCCACCAGAAGAGTCCACTGCACCTTACCATTCCATCACTTTACCTGAGACTTTTGATCTTGATGATTTTGAACTACCAGATAATGACATTTTTCAAGG CAACTATGTTGATCGCCATGTCAGTACTAGGGAGCAGATTACACTGCAAGATACTTTAGACGGCATGGCTTACAAAACAACACAGTTTGGATTGGATG AGCGCTTTGGAGATGGTGATGCCTCTCAAATTGGTTTAGACCTTGATGAG GTTATGTTAATAGACAAAGATTCCACTTTGGAGCACAATGACTTCAGTGCTAATCCTCAAGTGTCTCGTCAAGAAGATGAAAAGAAAGAGGATGTGGTTACAACTTCTGATAAAATGCTAGTAGAAGACAGTGGAAGCAAG GTCATGTTAATAGACCAAGATGCCAATTTGGAACCTGATGACTTAGGTGCTAATTCTCAAATTTCTCATCACAAAGATGAAAAGAAAGAGGATGTGATTGGAACTTCAAATAGAATGCAAGTAGAAGACAGTGGAAGCAAAATTGATTTG AGTGATGGTTTTCCGACATCTCCTGAATTTCATGAATATGCTCAAGGTTTATCTACTTCTCCTGAATTTCATGACTATGCTCAAGATCCATCCACTTCTCCGGAATTTCATAACTGTGCTCAAGATCCATCCGTGTCTCCTGAATTTCATGAATATGCTCAAGGTCCATCTACTCCAGGACTCCAAGAGCCAAACTTATTTGGTACTCAGTCGGATCAGGTCATTAATGAAGCTGATTTTCATAATTCAGCAGATTTATTATCAATGTATTCAACGCAAAATGAATCCCGTGCTCATCAAACTGAGAACAATGTAATTGGTTGCTCCTTGCAAAATAATGGGAAGCATGTTGGTGTAGATTTGCATCATGAGGCTAGTGACTGTGTTCTGGCTGATGTGAATAACAAAAGAGAGGAACAAGAACATTTCACTCGTACAGTTGTGATGAAGGATCAAGGAAATTTGATACCTAATAATAATTGCTTGGCATCAGTACCCTTGATGGACTCCTCCAATGAAGACCACACGACCACCGTGTTACCAGAATGTGCAGGTGGATATGTTGATACTTCTGGTATACTTGAAAAGGTGGAAAGGTTGCATGATGGAGTTCTGATGAATACTGAATCAGTTATGGCCAATTTGAATGAAACTGTTAATGTTGTTTCTGGAGGCGTCAACATCAATGATTCTGGTGTGTCTCCTAGCTGTTCTCATGTTACATCTGATCAAGAGGGCCTCTCATGTAAACTGTTGTCTAACATGGATGAATCTCGTGGTTCTGAATTTGGTGGTCATTTGGCAGATGTTACCACATTGTTAAAGCACGGCGTTTCAAATAATAGTGAAGTTTCCAAGAATGAGCAGCAACCCAGCGTGGCTTATGAGGCTCAAGTATCCAATATTGTAAGTCCTCTAGAGTCATCTGGTAGACCTGAAGTTGTTGATGTGGAAGCTCGTGCATCTCAGGAACTGAAGGAAGCAGGTATTTTAAACTTTGTATCTCATGAAGCTGAGCAGCCCACCCAGTCGCACCTTCGGCCATGCACTTCCCGTGTAAACAATCCTTCTCTGTTATCTATTGAAG GTGAAAAATGTCATGAAACTGATGTTTCAGATCCTGCTTTGGGTTATCATGGAACTGTAGAGCCATCTGCTTGTGAAGGAAAGTTGGACTTGGGGCAATCAGGCATGCAATTTGGGAGTCAGATAATAAGTAATAAAATGGGAAGTGTAAACACATTTACTGCTTCTGACATACCTGAGCCTGAAAGCATGCTCTCCTTGGGGCAATCAGGCATGCAATTTGGGAGTCAGATTATAAGTAATAAAATGGGAAGTGTAAACACATTTACTGCTTCTGATATACCTGAGCCTGAAAAAATGCTCTCCTTGGGGCAATCAGGCATGCAATTTGGGAATCAGATGATAAGTAATAAAATGGGAAGTGTAAACACATTTACTGCTACTGACATACCTGAGCCTGAAAAAATGCTCTCCTTGGGACAATCAGGCATGCAAATTGGGAATCAGATGATAAGTAATAAAATGGGAAGTGTAAACACATTTACTGCTACTGACATACCTGAGCCTGAAAAAATGCTCTCCTTGGGGCAATCAGGCATGCAATTTGGGAATCAGATGATAA GTAATAAAATGGGAAGTGTAAACGCATTTACTGCCTCTGACATACCTGCGCCTGAAAAAATGCTCTCCTTGGGTCAATCAGACATGCAATATGGGAGTCAGATGATAGGTAATAAAATGGGAAGTGTAAACACATTTACTGCTTCTAACATACCTGAGCCTGAGAAAATGCTCTCTTTGGCTTATCCACATTTTGGTGAGATGAATCATTTGCTGCTGGAGTCTACTCCTGGCAATCAGGTTATATCTGGAGGTCATAGAGATGTTGCAGCAGTAACATCAATATCTGGTCAAAAGCGCAGCTACACAGAAAGTACTCTTACATTGCAGAGCATGGGTTTAGTTGAATCATATGGTGGGGCTCAGTCCAGAAGAACTACCGGATCCATTCCGGATGATAATGATCTATTGTCTTCAATATTAG CTGGCAGAAAATCTTCAGCTTTAAAAGTTAAACCAAGTCCAGCAACCGCTGAAGTACCAACAGCAAAGCGGTTTCGTTCTACACCACGAACTAGTACCTTAAAGAGGAAGGTGCTTGTGGATGATACGATGGTCTTGCACGGCGA TACAATACGCCACCAATTGATAAGTACTGAAGATATTCGGCGTGTACGGAAAAAAGCTCCTTGCACAAGCGATGAGATTTTAATGATTCAGAGACAGGTTTTGGAGGATAAAATTTTCCATAAACCAATATTTACAG ATTTGTCTGCTGATTTGACTATTCTGCAAAACGGGGCATTTGATCTGAGTGGAATCAAGGTTTATGATTATGGCTTAGATGGTTTTTCCGTGGAAAAAGTAAACAATCAACAGTCCTATTCTAAATCAAATGCTGAGATTCATGTGGGGCAAGCACATAATGAGCCTATGGCAGTCCAACCCCAAGAGGAGGCTGAAGAGTCTTATTCTAAAACGAATGTTGGGATTCATGAGGTGGAATCACATAATGAGCCTATGGAAGTCCAGCTCCAAAATAATGCTGAAGCCCAACCTTCTGAGATGCCTGTTCCGTCTGAGAGGGAATCACACAATGAAACTATGGAAGTCCAACCCCAAATAACTGCTGAAGCCCAGCCTTCTGAGATGCCTGTTCCGTCTGAGAGGGAACCACACAATGAAACTATGGAAGTCCAACCCCAAATAACTGCTGAAGCCCGAC CTTCTGAGATGCCTGTTCCGTCTGAGAGGGAATCACACAATGAAACTATGGAAGTCCAACCCCAAATAACTGCTGAAGCCCAACCTTCTGAGATGCCTGTTCCGTCTGAGAGGGAATCACACAATGAAACTATGGAAGTCCAACCCCAAATAACTGCTGAAGCCCAACCTTCTGAGATACCTCTTCAGTTGGAGAGTGATCAGTCTGGAGTTGACTTTGGATCTCATGATATTGACGCTCATGGGCGTGCAAATATTATATCAAACATGAAGGAGCTTAGCGGTTCTCAAAATGCTGAAATGAACAATGCTGGGGGGATTTTTGAGATTTCTGAAACAGAGAATTACTCTGTTGGGCCTACAAATATTATATCAGATGTAAATGAGCTTGGTAGTTCTCAAAATGCTGAAATGAACAATGCTGGACGAATTTTCGAGACTTCTGAAGCAGAAAATTACTCTATTGTGCATTCAAATATTATATCAGATGTAAATGAGCTTGGTGGTTCTCAAAATGCTGAAATGAACAATGCTGGACGAAATTTCGAGACTTCTGAAGCAGAAAATTACTCTATTGTTCATTCAAATATTATATCAGACGGAAATGAGCTTGGTAGTTCTCAAAATGCTGAAATGAGCAATTCTGGTGGAAATTTTGAGACTTTTGAATCAGAGAATTACTCTGTTGTCCCTGGGCATGAAACTTTATCACTAACtgaagtttttgaaaatgagCTATGTATGCCAAAAGATTTTGATGCATCGCAGCCTCTCATGGATAAAACGGATGATGGTGCTGGTTCTATCCAAACAAATGTGCTGGAGATTCCAACTTCCGAGAAAATGAATACATCTACTATTCTAGAAAATGAGTTTGTGGATGATCAACATGATAGAAACAATGCAGATGCTATTGAAATTGCAGAGCATGACATGGAAATTGGAACACGAGTTGAAACAGATGGCTTGGAAGCTGATAATTTACATGCATCCTTGGTTCTTGGCTCTAAGGAAGCTAGTGAATATACTGACAACCAGGTATCCTTCCATGGAGACCTACCTATGGAGGAAAATGGGAACAACATGCTAGAAGGCTTAAATGAGGATCTAGTTGTTTCTTCTGGCTTGGGATGTGATGACAAGGATGCAAAGGCTGGCGGCTTATTTAGTGAAAATATTGAAGTAGATTGTTTACATTCTGTAGCACCTGAGGATGTAAAAGAAGGTTCTAATGATGAGGAAAACTCAGTCTTTCAAGAAGCTGCATTACAAAATACAATGTATCCTGATGTCTCAGCTATTAGGAGTCCTTCTGTGGATCAGAATGAT GAAGACGATATGGTCGACAATGATACAG GATTTTTGAATGTTGGAGATGATGAGATAATTGATGACGATGATGACGATGCTGATGGTTTTGCACCGGGTGCTGAAGGAACACAGCTAGAAAATAGTGGATGGTCTTCTCGAACCAG GGCTGTTGCGAAGTATCTTCAGACCTTGTTTGATAAGGAGGATCTACATGGAAGGCAGAGCCTGCATCTTGACAAAATATTGGTGGGTAAAACACGGAAAGAAGCATCAAGGATGTTTTTTGAAACACTG GTTCTCAAGACAAGGGATTATATTGATGTAGAACAGACAAAACCCTTTGCCAATATTAACTTACAACCTCGAGGGAAGCTTATGAAGACAGATTTCTGA